A genomic window from Caballeronia sp. SBC1 includes:
- the fumC gene encoding class II fumarate hydratase → MTDDVRLEKDTFGEIAVPNAKLWGAQTQRSLQNFKISSEKQSPELIDALAIVKRASAEVNAELKVLAADKAQAIIAAADEILAGKHADEFPLAVWQTGSGTQTNMNLNEVIANRASELMGGERGEQRKVHPNDDVNRGQSSNDVFPTAMHIAAAVAITKHLVPALKTLRETLDKKSKAFERIVKIGRTHLQDATPLTLGQEFSGYVAQLDQGIRHVESTLPHLYQLALGGTAVGTGLNAHPEFAVKVAGVIGKLTGLPFETAPNKFEVMAAADALVFAHGALKTIAASLMKITNDIRWLSSGPRCGLGELSIPENEPGSSIMPGKVNPTQSEAVTMLCCQVFGNDVAVNIGGASGNFELNVFRPMIAHNVLQSVRLLADGAQSFNDNCAVGIEANESRIDSLLNESLMLVTALNPHIGYDKAAKIAKKAHKEGTTLKASALALGFVTEAEFDEWVKPEDMVGKK, encoded by the coding sequence ATGACGGACGACGTAAGACTCGAGAAGGACACTTTCGGCGAAATCGCCGTGCCTAACGCAAAACTCTGGGGCGCACAAACGCAGCGTTCCTTGCAGAACTTCAAGATTTCGAGCGAGAAACAATCGCCTGAACTGATCGATGCGCTCGCGATCGTGAAGCGCGCATCGGCGGAAGTGAATGCTGAACTAAAGGTGCTCGCCGCCGATAAAGCGCAGGCGATCATCGCGGCCGCCGACGAGATCCTGGCCGGTAAACACGCCGACGAATTCCCGCTCGCCGTGTGGCAAACGGGGTCTGGCACGCAGACCAACATGAACCTCAACGAGGTGATTGCGAACCGGGCGAGCGAATTGATGGGCGGCGAGCGCGGCGAACAGCGCAAGGTGCATCCGAACGACGACGTGAATCGCGGGCAATCATCGAACGACGTGTTCCCGACTGCGATGCACATTGCCGCCGCGGTCGCGATCACGAAACATCTCGTGCCTGCGCTCAAGACCTTGCGCGAGACGCTCGACAAGAAATCGAAGGCGTTCGAGCGAATCGTGAAAATTGGCCGTACGCACTTGCAGGACGCCACGCCGCTTACGCTCGGACAAGAGTTCTCGGGTTATGTCGCGCAGCTTGACCAGGGCATCCGGCACGTTGAATCGACCTTGCCGCATCTGTATCAACTGGCGTTGGGCGGCACGGCGGTTGGCACCGGTTTGAACGCGCATCCCGAGTTTGCAGTGAAGGTAGCCGGCGTGATCGGCAAGCTAACCGGCTTGCCGTTCGAAACCGCGCCGAACAAATTCGAAGTCATGGCTGCCGCCGACGCGCTCGTGTTCGCGCACGGCGCGCTGAAGACCATCGCGGCGAGCTTGATGAAGATCACCAACGACATCCGCTGGCTCTCGAGCGGACCGCGTTGCGGGCTTGGAGAATTGTCGATTCCGGAAAACGAACCGGGTAGCTCGATCATGCCGGGCAAGGTCAACCCGACCCAATCCGAAGCCGTCACCATGCTCTGCTGCCAGGTGTTTGGGAATGACGTGGCGGTGAATATTGGTGGGGCGAGCGGTAATTTCGAGCTCAACGTGTTCCGCCCGATGATCGCGCACAACGTGCTGCAATCGGTTCGTCTGCTGGCCGACGGCGCGCAGAGTTTCAACGATAACTGCGCGGTGGGGATCGAGGCGAACGAATCACGTATCGATAGTTTGCTGAACGAATCGCTGATGCTCGTGACGGCGCTGAATCCGCATATTGGCTACGACAAGGCCGCAAAGATTGCGAAGAAGGCGCACAAGGAAGGCACGACGCTGAAGGCGTCCGCGCTGGCGCTTGGGTTTGTGACCGAGGCGGAATTCGACGAGTGGGTGAAACCGGAAGACATGGTCGGCAAGAAGTAA
- a CDS encoding class I SAM-dependent methyltransferase, which yields MNWTAGYNTSVAYTNSYHHEQSPTFLNACLVMQRVSPPSIDKFTYCELGFGQGLTALILAATHPNGDFYACDFNPLHVLAAVSVRDEARLPNLTLLENDFGELAQGKVELPQFDYITMHGILSWISDETRAQIVQFLRRYLKPGGVVQAGYNAMTGCAQVMPLQRLLTLGAKREGGTWTKASALARTLAGIDALHFQRNPDSLLRIHDFDAMDPRYLVHEYLQEAWTPFYFADIAREMSEAKLTFAGSASFSHMLPVEWLTDEQREMVNTIADPIDAEEVHDYCSNRLFRRDIFVRGNMPLNDARLREQAEHIHVWGNASVAYERVVASEHATVTRGPEFHHTLYALLRRSEMTLAQIFDSPEFTGLMLDDILKILRLSIATGETSIRYGAEQPCETADRLNAVLLSRAERGEVWNALASPRMGGGAAVGTLDQLLLASLHEKTDRTKALSKDTDELIARIKRSLVATGLRLRIAGAEVSPEDIEMRLGHILADSGKKLIAHSEHLGFWRAQKPAR from the coding sequence GTGAACTGGACTGCGGGCTACAACACTTCTGTCGCCTATACCAATAGTTACCACCACGAACAAAGTCCGACTTTCTTGAACGCCTGCCTTGTAATGCAGCGTGTATCACCGCCCTCCATCGATAAATTTACGTACTGTGAACTGGGATTCGGCCAAGGCCTGACCGCGTTGATCCTGGCGGCAACACATCCCAACGGCGATTTCTACGCCTGCGACTTCAACCCGTTGCACGTGCTGGCGGCCGTGTCGGTACGAGATGAAGCCCGTCTGCCGAATCTCACCTTGCTGGAAAACGACTTCGGCGAACTTGCTCAGGGAAAGGTCGAGCTGCCCCAATTCGACTACATCACGATGCACGGTATCCTTTCCTGGATATCAGACGAAACCCGCGCGCAGATCGTGCAATTCCTGAGGCGCTATCTGAAACCAGGGGGGGTCGTTCAGGCAGGCTACAACGCGATGACCGGTTGCGCTCAAGTAATGCCGCTTCAACGCTTGCTGACGTTGGGGGCCAAACGAGAGGGCGGGACGTGGACGAAGGCGTCGGCGCTTGCCAGGACGCTAGCGGGTATCGACGCGTTGCATTTTCAGCGTAATCCTGATTCGCTGTTGCGTATCCACGATTTCGATGCCATGGATCCACGCTACCTCGTCCACGAGTATTTGCAAGAGGCATGGACGCCGTTTTACTTCGCCGATATCGCGCGTGAAATGTCTGAGGCGAAACTGACTTTCGCGGGCAGCGCCAGCTTCTCGCACATGTTGCCGGTCGAGTGGTTGACCGATGAGCAGCGAGAGATGGTGAATACCATTGCCGATCCAATCGACGCCGAGGAAGTGCACGATTACTGCAGCAACCGCCTGTTCCGTAGAGATATTTTTGTGCGCGGAAACATGCCGCTCAACGATGCCCGTCTGCGCGAGCAAGCTGAACATATCCATGTGTGGGGTAACGCGTCTGTCGCATACGAACGGGTAGTCGCATCGGAACATGCTACGGTGACGCGCGGTCCCGAGTTCCATCACACGCTTTACGCTCTTTTGCGCCGCTCGGAAATGACGTTGGCCCAGATTTTCGATTCCCCTGAATTCACCGGTCTGATGCTCGATGACATTCTCAAGATCCTGCGTTTGTCGATCGCAACCGGCGAAACGTCGATCCGCTACGGCGCCGAGCAGCCGTGCGAGACGGCGGACCGGTTAAACGCGGTGCTGCTCTCGCGGGCCGAACGGGGTGAGGTCTGGAACGCGCTTGCGTCTCCGCGCATGGGCGGTGGCGCGGCTGTCGGCACGTTGGACCAGTTGCTGCTGGCGTCGCTCCACGAGAAGACCGACCGAACCAAGGCACTCAGCAAGGATACGGACGAGCTGATTGCACGCATCAAACGCTCGTTGGTCGCAACAGGTCTGCGTCTGCGGATTGCCGGCGCGGAGGTGTCGCCTGAAGATATTGAGATGCGTCTGGGCCATATTCTTGCCGACTCGGGCAAGAAGCTCATTGCGCATTCGGAACATCTTGGTTTCTGGCGTGCGCAAAAACCGGCACGATAA
- a CDS encoding helix-turn-helix transcriptional regulator yields MTLDHDDARPFPGLSRIGALLADPGRAAMLWSLMDGTARPAGELTMIAGISPSAASGHFARLVESGLLALEVSGRHRYYRIATPDIAMAIEALANLAQASAPLREAAQAHRPAPRPASAVPLDMRYARTCYDHLAGELAVRLFDRMLTSKWLEVAQSAQGGAQAGSKQPGPTALDATPQGIDEFSRLGIDLTAQKARRRRFACTCIDWSERRPHLGGALGAAFLDACTEHGWVETTAKRRVLRVTPAGERHFAAVLTGV; encoded by the coding sequence ATGACGCTCGATCACGACGATGCACGCCCATTTCCCGGTTTATCACGCATAGGTGCCCTGCTCGCGGACCCCGGCCGCGCCGCCATGCTGTGGTCGCTGATGGACGGCACCGCCCGGCCCGCCGGTGAACTCACCATGATCGCCGGTATCTCGCCATCCGCCGCCAGCGGGCATTTCGCCCGGCTCGTCGAGAGTGGCCTGCTGGCGCTCGAAGTGAGCGGGCGGCATCGGTATTACCGCATTGCAACACCCGATATCGCCATGGCGATTGAAGCGCTGGCTAATCTGGCGCAAGCCAGCGCGCCGCTGCGGGAAGCGGCGCAGGCGCATCGGCCTGCGCCACGGCCGGCGTCTGCCGTACCGCTCGACATGCGCTATGCGCGGACTTGTTACGATCATCTCGCGGGCGAACTGGCTGTGCGGCTGTTCGACCGGATGCTGACATCGAAATGGCTGGAAGTCGCGCAGAGCGCTCAAGGCGGCGCGCAGGCCGGCTCGAAGCAGCCCGGCCCCACCGCGCTCGATGCAACGCCGCAAGGAATCGATGAATTTTCGCGGCTCGGCATTGATCTCACGGCGCAGAAAGCACGGCGCAGGCGGTTCGCCTGCACGTGCATCGACTGGAGCGAACGCCGGCCGCATCTGGGCGGCGCGCTGGGCGCGGCGTTTCTCGACGCCTGCACCGAACACGGCTGGGTTGAAACAACAGCCAAGCGACGGGTCCTGCGAGTCACCCCCGCGGGCGAGCGGCATTTCGCCGCCGTCCTTACTGGCGTCTAG
- a CDS encoding RNA-binding S4 domain-containing protein: MPRLEFTLTGDYVELHNLLKLMGLADSGGSAKARVAEGEVKVDGKIELRKTCKIRAGQTVVIEDTTIKVQKPK, translated from the coding sequence ATGCCGCGACTCGAATTCACGCTCACGGGCGACTACGTCGAACTTCACAACCTGCTCAAGCTGATGGGCCTGGCCGACAGCGGCGGCTCGGCGAAAGCGCGCGTCGCCGAGGGCGAGGTGAAGGTTGACGGCAAGATCGAGTTGCGCAAGACATGCAAGATCCGCGCGGGCCAGACAGTGGTTATCGAAGACACCACGATCAAGGTTCAGAAACCGAAATGA
- a CDS encoding acyl-CoA thioesterase, producing the protein MKPAAPIPQSTDAPITDRSETTFRFLAEPTSVNFGGKVHGGALMKWMDETAYACAAVWSGRYCVTVSVGNIRFRRPILVGNLVELRARVVATGRTSMHLHISVHAGDPKSGVLQQTTDCLMVFVAVDEQGKPVPVPSFVPVTDEQKRLAKYAMDVKDALDAIVELKPEEVAAGKV; encoded by the coding sequence ATGAAACCTGCGGCGCCCATCCCTCAATCCACTGACGCCCCGATCACCGATCGGTCGGAGACCACGTTTCGTTTTCTCGCCGAACCGACGTCCGTCAATTTCGGCGGGAAGGTTCACGGCGGTGCGCTGATGAAGTGGATGGACGAGACGGCCTACGCGTGCGCCGCGGTCTGGTCCGGGCGCTATTGCGTGACAGTCAGCGTGGGCAATATCCGTTTTCGCAGGCCGATCCTGGTGGGCAACCTGGTCGAATTACGCGCGCGCGTGGTGGCAACGGGGCGCACGAGCATGCATTTGCATATCTCGGTGCACGCAGGCGATCCGAAGAGCGGCGTGCTGCAACAGACCACCGATTGCCTGATGGTGTTCGTCGCCGTCGATGAACAGGGCAAGCCTGTGCCGGTGCCTTCGTTCGTGCCCGTGACGGACGAGCAAAAGCGGCTGGCGAAATATGCGATGGACGTCAAGGACGCGTTGGACGCCATCGTGGAATTGAAGCCGGAAGAAGTCGCGGCGGGGAAGGTTTAA
- a CDS encoding phospholipase D family protein, whose product MSQAGQGQHTGRRTGRPQAGQVSSQPITQERPVPTPRLSRGLAFAAAVLTALTLAACATRPPATAFDRPATHALSATADTPLRTALLPKEAAHPGESGVRLLPTGTEALQARIALARAATKTLDMQYYIANEDNTGKLLLGAALYAADRGVKVRMLVDDLNFKDIDQIMAALNSHDNIDIRVFNPFGSATRSFGERTRNLLTKVDHFTRRMHNKAMIADNQIAIVGGRNLGDEYFSASATLQFRDLDVFAAGPVTHKISASFDEYWNSSIAYPLRALNKQKFDPADLDKTREDLRQHWKEQADPLNAKPLNATPLARQIAQDGLGLTWARTEFEADSPVKIEHPDKDYKSPPMQRLIELANQARSEVLIISPYFVPHDEGVKALAAITARGVKVKVLTNSMAATDAVAVQAGYAPYRVPMLRAGVELYEFKPVQAQGDSRPRTGLFGSQSRASLHAKAYTIDRSILVIGSMNLDPRSASLNTELALVIYNQQIASEAARLFDAGTAQARAYRVELASPAVLAGLKNIGAPMSPLIWTTEDDGLVRTYNFDPQAGLYRNVLTGLFMLLPVDSQL is encoded by the coding sequence ATGTCCCAAGCCGGACAAGGCCAGCACACCGGCAGGCGCACGGGGCGCCCCCAAGCCGGACAGGTTTCATCCCAGCCTATCACCCAGGAACGGCCCGTTCCCACACCACGGCTGTCGCGCGGCCTGGCATTCGCCGCCGCCGTGCTCACGGCGCTGACGCTCGCCGCCTGCGCCACGCGGCCGCCTGCAACCGCGTTCGATCGCCCCGCCACCCACGCGCTCTCTGCCACCGCCGACACCCCCTTGCGCACTGCGCTCCTGCCAAAGGAAGCTGCGCACCCGGGCGAGTCCGGCGTGCGCCTGCTTCCCACCGGCACCGAGGCGCTGCAGGCCCGCATTGCGCTTGCCCGCGCGGCGACCAAGACGCTCGACATGCAGTACTACATTGCGAACGAGGACAACACGGGCAAGTTGCTGCTCGGCGCCGCGCTTTACGCGGCGGATCGCGGAGTCAAGGTGCGCATGCTCGTCGATGACCTGAATTTCAAGGACATCGACCAGATCATGGCCGCGCTGAATTCGCATGACAACATCGATATCCGCGTGTTCAATCCCTTCGGCAGCGCGACCCGAAGTTTCGGCGAACGCACGCGTAACCTGCTCACGAAGGTCGATCATTTCACGCGCCGCATGCACAACAAGGCGATGATCGCGGACAACCAGATCGCGATCGTGGGCGGCCGTAATCTCGGCGACGAATACTTCAGCGCGAGCGCAACGCTGCAGTTTCGTGATCTCGATGTGTTTGCGGCCGGGCCAGTGACGCACAAGATATCGGCGAGTTTTGACGAGTACTGGAACAGCTCGATTGCGTATCCGCTGCGCGCGCTGAACAAGCAAAAATTCGATCCCGCCGATCTCGACAAAACCCGCGAAGACCTGCGCCAGCACTGGAAAGAACAGGCCGATCCGCTGAACGCCAAGCCACTGAACGCCACGCCGCTCGCCCGGCAAATAGCACAGGATGGGCTGGGCCTGACCTGGGCGCGCACGGAATTCGAAGCCGATTCTCCGGTGAAGATCGAACATCCCGATAAAGACTACAAAAGCCCGCCCATGCAGCGCCTGATCGAACTCGCGAACCAGGCGCGTAGCGAGGTCCTCATCATTTCGCCGTATTTCGTGCCGCACGACGAGGGTGTAAAGGCGCTTGCCGCCATCACCGCGCGCGGCGTGAAGGTGAAAGTGCTGACCAATTCGATGGCGGCCACCGACGCCGTCGCGGTGCAGGCGGGTTACGCGCCGTATCGCGTGCCGATGCTCAGGGCCGGCGTAGAGTTATACGAGTTCAAGCCGGTACAGGCCCAGGGCGACAGCCGGCCGCGCACCGGGCTGTTCGGCTCGCAATCGCGGGCAAGCCTGCATGCCAAGGCTTATACGATCGATCGCAGTATCCTTGTGATTGGATCGATGAATCTGGACCCGCGCTCGGCGTCGCTCAACACGGAACTCGCGCTGGTGATCTACAACCAGCAAATTGCGAGCGAGGCAGCACGATTGTTCGATGCCGGCACGGCGCAGGCGAGAGCGTATCGTGTGGAACTCGCTTCGCCGGCTGTGCTGGCGGGCCTGAAGAACATCGGCGCGCCCATGTCCCCGCTCATCTGGACCACTGAGGACGACGGCCTGGTGCGCACTTACAATTTCGACCCGCAAGCGGGCCTTTATCGCAACGTGTTGACGGGTCTGTTCATGCTGCTGCCCGTCGACTCGCAGCTTTGA
- a CDS encoding ATP-dependent helicase, with protein sequence MASYLTKLNDAQREAVEYGTQASNAGDPAGALLVIAGAGSGKTNTLAHRVAHLLVKGADPHRILLLTFSRRAASEMTRRVTRIAVNALGNRSVIAQGLTWSGTFHSVGARLLRDYADLVGLSPSFTINDREDSADLMNLVRHELGLSAKEKRFPAKSTCFSIYSRVVNTGASLATVLDQAFPWCREWEDDLRRLFAAYVNAKQQQSVLDYDDLLLYWSHLAAEPSIAADLSSRFDHVLVDEYQDTNKLQASILLSMKPDGRGLTVVGDDAQSIYSFRGATVRNILDFPSHFNPPAKCVTLERNYRSTQPILAASNAVIGLAAERYTKNLWTDKASAQRPRIVSVADEADQARYIVEQVLEAREGGMTLKQQAVLFRAAHHSAALEIELTRRNIPFVKFGGLKFLDSVHVKDVLAVLRWGENPRDRVAGFRVLQLLPGVGPAIAGRVLDQVAERSDTPAALAGFAAPLRASEDWPALVTMMSKVCARESGWPAEFEMIRRWYEPHLERNHEDASIRHGDVLQMESIASTYPTRERFLTELTLDPPDATSDESGVPLIDEDYLILSTIHSAKGQEWKNVFVLNGVDGCIPSDMGTGSDEEIDEERRLLYVAMTRAKEDLHIVTPQRFYVHNQTHMGDRHVWAARTRFIPAHLMPQFEACAWPLVPEPSAPTAAGLAAAAKAKVDIAARLKKMWE encoded by the coding sequence ATCGCGTCGTACCTGACCAAACTGAACGACGCCCAAAGGGAAGCGGTCGAGTACGGCACGCAAGCATCGAACGCTGGCGACCCTGCCGGCGCGCTGTTGGTGATCGCGGGGGCGGGATCGGGCAAGACGAATACGCTGGCGCATCGCGTGGCGCATTTGCTGGTGAAGGGCGCGGACCCGCATCGAATACTTTTGCTGACGTTCTCGCGGCGCGCAGCCAGCGAGATGACCCGGCGCGTGACGCGTATTGCGGTGAACGCTTTGGGTAATCGGAGCGTGATCGCGCAGGGCCTCACGTGGTCCGGGACCTTCCACAGCGTGGGCGCGCGTTTGTTGCGCGATTACGCGGATCTCGTGGGGTTGTCGCCGTCGTTCACCATCAACGATCGCGAGGATTCCGCCGATCTCATGAACCTCGTGCGGCATGAACTCGGGTTATCGGCGAAGGAAAAGCGCTTTCCGGCCAAGTCCACGTGCTTCTCCATCTATTCGCGCGTGGTCAACACCGGCGCTTCGCTTGCCACGGTGCTCGACCAGGCGTTCCCGTGGTGCCGCGAATGGGAGGACGATCTGCGACGGTTGTTCGCCGCGTACGTCAACGCGAAGCAGCAGCAAAGCGTGCTCGACTACGACGACTTGCTGCTCTACTGGTCGCATCTCGCTGCCGAGCCGTCCATTGCCGCGGATCTGTCGAGCCGTTTCGACCATGTGCTCGTCGATGAATACCAGGACACGAACAAGCTACAGGCGTCCATCCTGCTATCGATGAAACCCGACGGCCGCGGCCTGACCGTAGTCGGTGACGACGCCCAGTCCATCTATTCGTTTCGCGGCGCGACGGTACGCAATATCCTCGACTTCCCGAGTCACTTCAATCCGCCCGCGAAATGCGTGACGCTCGAGCGCAATTACCGCTCGACGCAGCCCATTCTGGCGGCATCGAATGCGGTGATCGGACTCGCCGCCGAGCGTTATACGAAGAACTTGTGGACCGACAAGGCTTCGGCGCAACGGCCGCGCATTGTTTCGGTGGCTGACGAAGCCGATCAGGCGCGGTATATCGTCGAGCAGGTGCTGGAGGCGCGTGAAGGCGGCATGACGCTGAAGCAGCAAGCGGTGCTGTTTCGCGCCGCGCATCATAGCGCCGCGCTCGAAATCGAACTCACGCGGCGCAACATTCCGTTCGTGAAGTTCGGCGGGCTGAAGTTTCTCGATTCCGTTCACGTGAAGGACGTGCTCGCGGTATTGCGTTGGGGTGAGAACCCGCGTGATCGCGTGGCCGGGTTTCGCGTGCTGCAGTTGCTGCCGGGAGTGGGGCCGGCAATCGCCGGACGCGTGCTTGATCAGGTGGCCGAGCGCAGTGACACGCCGGCCGCGTTAGCCGGATTCGCCGCGCCGTTGCGCGCGAGCGAAGACTGGCCGGCGCTCGTCACTATGATGTCGAAGGTTTGCGCGCGCGAAAGCGGCTGGCCCGCTGAGTTCGAGATGATCCGGCGCTGGTACGAACCCCATCTGGAGCGCAATCACGAAGACGCGTCCATCCGGCATGGCGACGTGTTGCAGATGGAAAGCATCGCATCCACGTATCCCACGCGCGAGCGTTTTCTCACCGAACTGACGCTCGATCCGCCCGATGCCACCAGCGACGAATCGGGTGTTCCGCTTATCGATGAGGATTATCTGATTCTCTCCACCATCCATTCGGCCAAGGGCCAGGAGTGGAAGAACGTGTTCGTGCTGAATGGCGTGGACGGCTGCATTCCGTCCGATATGGGCACGGGCAGCGACGAGGAAATCGACGAAGAACGGCGGCTGTTGTACGTCGCCATGACACGTGCGAAAGAGGATTTGCACATTGTCACGCCGCAGCGTTTCTACGTGCACAACCAGACGCATATGGGTGACCGGCATGTCTGGGCGGCGCGCACGCGATTCATTCCCGCACATCTGATGCCGCAGTTCGAAGCGTGCGCGTGGCCGCTGGTCCCTGAGCCCAGCGCGCCGACGGCGGCGGGGCTGGCCGCTGCAGCAAAGGCGAAAGTCGATATCGCCGCGCGGCTCAAGAAGATGTGGGAGTGA
- a CDS encoding DUF4088 family protein, producing the protein MGQITLSFKDETIAALRRDFETLIRLSLKFDPQFVTPTFEDFLRAKLLDNPTPLTELAVQRMLQNGQYAWAKRALDKEFPDVVEMMMRQAAEHGFGFAVRSDWKPDDLVKASRAWATAIVTEANGDPTQIDTLAAQIKEAASDIQELEMKMQTPAWRLADSLRQRVYETKIATEHSVGSTSREKLGELRCLLRLGMFHGSISKQEAQQVLEQIRMIKPEIFIEEPYDGFTRFGNWLRAIFTPERKAPKPSRAER; encoded by the coding sequence ATGGGTCAGATCACCCTTTCATTCAAAGACGAGACGATCGCGGCGCTACGTCGCGACTTCGAGACGTTGATTCGTCTGTCGCTCAAGTTCGACCCCCAATTCGTCACGCCCACGTTCGAAGATTTCCTGCGCGCAAAACTGCTCGACAACCCCACGCCGCTCACCGAACTGGCTGTCCAGCGAATGCTGCAAAACGGTCAGTACGCGTGGGCGAAACGGGCACTCGACAAGGAGTTTCCGGACGTCGTCGAAATGATGATGCGTCAAGCCGCGGAACACGGTTTCGGCTTCGCGGTGCGCTCGGACTGGAAACCGGACGATCTCGTGAAGGCATCGCGCGCGTGGGCCACGGCTATCGTGACCGAAGCGAACGGCGACCCGACGCAGATAGACACGCTCGCGGCCCAGATCAAGGAAGCGGCATCGGACATCCAGGAACTGGAGATGAAAATGCAGACGCCCGCATGGCGTCTCGCCGACTCACTGCGTCAACGCGTGTACGAAACCAAGATTGCGACCGAACACAGTGTGGGATCGACATCGCGCGAGAAGCTCGGTGAATTGCGCTGCCTGCTGCGCCTTGGCATGTTTCATGGGTCGATATCGAAGCAGGAAGCGCAGCAAGTGCTCGAGCAGATACGCATGATCAAGCCGGAGATTTTTATTGAAGAGCCATACGACGGTTTCACCCGCTTCGGCAACTGGCTGCGTGCGATTTTCACGCCGGAGCGCAAAGCGCCAAAGCCTTCGCGCGCTGAGCGTTGA
- a CDS encoding MATE family efflux transporter, with the protein MPSRMIRANAPPSLSRHAVDTARLAAPLAISQLAQMAMGVTDTILLGSLGPDSLAAGGLGANLFFVVVVLLQGVLTSVSVSVSHARGANNDHLVPNIYWTGVVLSLLLAIPAFTLLSFAEPILLAFHEPAMLAKNVGEYCAILRWGAPGSLLGIGMMRAFLPAIGAAKRLLWVSIGGVFVNGFLNYGLIHGAYGLPELGFLGSAVATTITVWLTALVLIAFLHLRARYKHFVVASRPRLPLMGELFGIGWPVAITYGVESTLFLATGMTVGTLGEAPLAAHQIALNVASVAFMVPLAIGQAANVRVGYWIGAGQPLAARHAGFVAIALGVAFMAMSGCVLVLAPHAIVGLYLHLHDPKNAQTVALAASLLGVAAVFQIVDGMQTVASGVLRGLKDTRVPMLAAALGYWGIGFPTGYMLAFHFNGGTKGLWWGLAAGLASVAVLMTLRFDRMSRRLVTRSALDSAKSVQAPSHTA; encoded by the coding sequence ATGCCATCCAGAATGATCCGCGCGAACGCGCCGCCAAGCCTTTCCCGTCATGCCGTCGATACCGCGAGGCTCGCCGCGCCGCTCGCCATCTCGCAACTGGCGCAAATGGCGATGGGCGTCACCGACACCATCCTGCTCGGCTCGCTCGGCCCCGATTCCCTCGCGGCCGGCGGCCTGGGCGCAAACCTGTTCTTCGTGGTCGTGGTGCTGCTGCAAGGCGTGCTGACGTCGGTGAGCGTCTCCGTCTCGCACGCGCGTGGCGCGAACAACGATCACCTCGTGCCGAATATCTACTGGACCGGGGTGGTGCTGTCGCTGCTGCTCGCGATTCCCGCATTCACGCTGCTGAGCTTCGCCGAACCGATCCTGCTCGCGTTCCACGAACCCGCCATGCTCGCCAAAAATGTCGGCGAATATTGCGCGATCCTGCGCTGGGGTGCGCCGGGCAGCCTGCTCGGGATCGGCATGATGCGCGCGTTCCTGCCGGCTATCGGTGCGGCGAAGCGGCTGCTGTGGGTATCGATTGGTGGCGTGTTCGTGAACGGGTTTCTCAACTACGGCCTGATCCACGGCGCCTACGGCCTGCCCGAACTCGGTTTTCTCGGCTCGGCAGTCGCTACCACGATCACCGTCTGGCTAACGGCGCTGGTGCTGATCGCGTTCCTGCATTTGCGTGCTCGATACAAACATTTTGTGGTGGCGTCACGGCCGCGCCTGCCGCTGATGGGCGAATTATTCGGCATCGGCTGGCCGGTTGCGATCACCTACGGCGTCGAATCCACGCTGTTTCTCGCCACCGGGATGACTGTCGGCACGCTCGGCGAAGCCCCGCTCGCAGCGCACCAGATCGCGCTGAACGTGGCGTCGGTGGCGTTCATGGTGCCGCTGGCTATCGGCCAGGCGGCAAACGTGCGCGTGGGCTACTGGATCGGCGCAGGACAGCCGCTGGCCGCTCGCCACGCCGGGTTCGTGGCAATTGCGCTAGGCGTGGCATTCATGGCGATGTCGGGCTGCGTGCTGGTGCTGGCGCCGCATGCGATCGTCGGGCTGTATCTCCATCTCCATGACCCGAAGAACGCCCAGACCGTCGCGCTGGCTGCGTCGCTGCTGGGCGTGGCGGCCGTGTTCCAGATCGTCGACGGCATGCAAACAGTCGCGTCGGGTGTGCTGCGCGGGCTCAAGGACACGCGCGTCCCCATGCTTGCGGCAGCGCTCGGTTATTGGGGCATCGGCTTTCCGACGGGCTACATGCTGGCGTTTCACTTCAACGGCGGCACGAAAGGTTTGTGGTGGGGACTGGCTGCGGGACTTGCGAGCGTCGCGGTGCTGATGACCCTTCGCTTCGACCGCATGAGTCGCCGTCTGGTCACGCGCAGCGCGCTTGACTCAGCTAAATCCGTGCAGGCTCCCAGCCATACGGCTTGA